One Planifilum fulgidum genomic window, ATCCGCTACGAGGGCGTGGTGCCCAATCTGACGCGGCGATACCGGGAGACCAGTTCCGATCATGTGCGGGAGATGATCGAATCCTACATGACGGAGAAGCCCTGTCAAACCTGCCGCGGCGCCCGGCTGCGCCGGGAAAGCCTTCACGTGTATGTGGGCGGGAAAAACATCGATTACGTTACCCGCTTGTCGGTGCGGGAGGCGCTGGCCTTTTTCGACGGGTTGAAGCTGACCGAGAAGGAGGAAGCCATCGCCCGGCAGGTGCTGAAGGAGATCAAAAACCGCCTCGGCTTCCTGGTCAACGTGGGACTGGACTACCTCACCCTTCACCGGGCGGCGGGCACCCTGTCGGGGGGCGAGGCGCAGCGCATCCGCCTGGCGACCCAGATCGGCTCCAGCCTGATGGGGGTGTTGTACATTCTGGACGAGCCGAGCATCGGGCTTCATCAGCGGGACAACAACCGGCTGATCCGCACCCTGAAGCAGATGCGGGACCTGGGAAACACCCTGATCGTGGTGGAGCACGACGAGGATACGATGCTGGCCGCCGACTACATCATCGATATCGGACCGGGGGCCGGCGCCCACGGCGGCCGGGTGGTGGCCGCGGGCACCCCCGAAGAGGTGATGGCCAACCCGGATTCCCTCACCGGCCAATATCTGAGCGGGAAAAAATTCATCCCCCTGCCGGAGGAGCGGCGCCGGCCGAACCACAAGTGGCTGGAGGTGCGCGGAGCCCGGGAAAACAACCTGAAGAACATCGACGTGCGCATTCCGCTGGGATTGTTCGTCTGCGTCACCGGCGTCTCCGGTTCGGGGAAAAGCACCCTGGTCAACGAAGTGCTCCTCAAGGCGCTGGCGCGCCGGTTGAACAAGGCGAAGACGATTCCCGGCGATCACGACGACATTGCGGGGATCGAACACCTGGACAAGGTGATCAACATCGATCAATCGCCCATCGGCCGCACCCCCCGGTCCAACCCGGCCACCTACACCGGCGTCTTCGACGATATCCGGGAGGTTTTCGCTTCCACTCCCGAAGCCAAGGTGCGCGGTTACAAGAAGGGGCGCTTCAGCTTCAACGTAAAGGGCGGCCGCTGCGAGGCCTGCCGCGGCGACGGGATCATCAAGATCGAGATGCATTTCCTCCCCGATGTTTACGTGCCCTGTGAAGTGTGCAAGGGCAAGCGGTACAACCGGGAAACCCTGGAAATCAAGTACAAGGGGAAAAACATCTCCGACATTTTGGAGATGACGGTGGAGGAGGCCCTCGACTTTTTCAAGAACATCCCCCGCATCAAGCGAAAACTGCAAACCCTGTACGACGTGGGTCTCGGGTACATCCAGCTGGGTCAACCGGCCACCACCCTGTCCGGCGGGGAGGCCCAGCGGGTGAAACTGGCCTCGGAGCTTTACAAGCGGAGCAACGGCCGCACCCTCTACATCCTGGACGAACCGACCACCGGCCTGCACATCGATGACATTGCCCGCCTGCTGGATGTGTTGCAGCAGCTGGTGGAAAACGGCGACACGGTCCTGGTGATCGAGCACAACCTGGATGTGATCAAGACCGCCGATTACATCATCGATCTCGGACCGGAGGGGGGAGACGCCGGCGGCACCATCGTCGCGGAGGGAACGCCGGAGGAAGTCGCCGGGGTGAAGGCCTCCCACACGGGGCGCTTCCTCGGCCCGATCCTGGAGCGCGACCGGAAGCGGATGGAGCGGCAAATCCGCGAATTGGAGGAGCAATTGGCCTCGTCGTCCTGACGGACGGCGGGGTTTTCTTTTGCTGTCGGCTGTCGCACCTGCCGTGAGGGCGGGCTTGTGGCATCCGCGGACCTCGGCGATTTTTCCGATTTTTCCTCCGGTCGCCCGCCGGATCTTTTTCGACGGAGCCTGCGGGGGCCTAGAGCCGCCCGTAGGCGCCTCGTTTCGCGGAATCCCCGGTTGGGTCCCATCAAGAAGGATTCATCCGCCGCCCTGTGGCCCGGCGGTTTTCCTTCAAAGGGGGCAACCGATCAGACAGTGGAAAAATGGGGCATCTCATGCCGGAGCATGGATCGCTCGAGCGTTTGGTTCCGCGTATGTGGCGATGTTTCCTGTTTCGATACGATCCCGAGCGGGAGCCTTGCCGGGCCTGACCGATGAAGCCTTGGAGAAAGCGGTGGATGGCCGGATTCCTTTGAACGTGCCGAAGGCGATGAACTCCTGCAGGGTGACGCCTTTCGATCGGGCTTGACGGTCGGACGGCAGGCGGAAATTCGCCGGTTATGGTCAAATTCGCGTTG contains:
- the uvrA gene encoding excinuclease ABC subunit UvrA, whose protein sequence is MARENIVIRGARVHNLKGIDVTIPRDKLVVLTGLSGSGKSSLAFDTIYAEGQRRYVESLSAYARQFLGQMDKPDVDSIEGLSPAISIDQKTTSRNPRSTVGTVTEIYDYLRLLFARIGRPVCPEHGIEIRAQTLQQMVDRVMELPERTKIQILAPVVKGRKGEHVKLLKEIAREGFVRVRVDGEMRELTEEIRLEKNKKHTIEVVVDRIVVKPGIETRLADSLETAVNLTGGQVLVDVVGGEELLFSQNLACPECGYSLDELSPRMFSFNSPYGACPACDGLGSRMEVDPDLVVPDKGKTLREGAIEPWSGSPGSYYEQLLEAVCDHFGIDRDTPFAQLPEETRQLLLYGSPERIPFEYESDFGGLRKTVIRYEGVVPNLTRRYRETSSDHVREMIESYMTEKPCQTCRGARLRRESLHVYVGGKNIDYVTRLSVREALAFFDGLKLTEKEEAIARQVLKEIKNRLGFLVNVGLDYLTLHRAAGTLSGGEAQRIRLATQIGSSLMGVLYILDEPSIGLHQRDNNRLIRTLKQMRDLGNTLIVVEHDEDTMLAADYIIDIGPGAGAHGGRVVAAGTPEEVMANPDSLTGQYLSGKKFIPLPEERRRPNHKWLEVRGARENNLKNIDVRIPLGLFVCVTGVSGSGKSTLVNEVLLKALARRLNKAKTIPGDHDDIAGIEHLDKVINIDQSPIGRTPRSNPATYTGVFDDIREVFASTPEAKVRGYKKGRFSFNVKGGRCEACRGDGIIKIEMHFLPDVYVPCEVCKGKRYNRETLEIKYKGKNISDILEMTVEEALDFFKNIPRIKRKLQTLYDVGLGYIQLGQPATTLSGGEAQRVKLASELYKRSNGRTLYILDEPTTGLHIDDIARLLDVLQQLVENGDTVLVIEHNLDVIKTADYIIDLGPEGGDAGGTIVAEGTPEEVAGVKASHTGRFLGPILERDRKRMERQIRELEEQLASSS